From the Streptomyces nigrescens genome, one window contains:
- a CDS encoding MarR family winged helix-turn-helix transcriptional regulator codes for MRERVRMREAERDGAADAKEAEVAAIERAMVALRRSAARRTLARRAARQGGGPVPEGAAFDVLDVVEAAEERGEPAGVREVADALRVDQPRASKLVAAAVQAGHLRREADQADGRRTLLAVTPAGRELLEAAHAFRRSVVARVTRDWPAAERAAFARLFTRFMDDFGAANGPSGED; via the coding sequence ATGAGGGAGCGGGTGCGGATGCGGGAGGCGGAGCGGGACGGGGCGGCCGACGCCAAGGAGGCAGAGGTCGCGGCGATCGAGCGCGCGATGGTGGCCCTGCGCCGGAGCGCCGCCCGCCGGACGCTGGCCCGGCGGGCGGCGCGGCAGGGCGGGGGGCCGGTGCCGGAGGGCGCCGCGTTCGATGTGCTGGATGTCGTGGAGGCCGCCGAGGAGCGCGGGGAACCGGCGGGGGTACGGGAGGTGGCGGACGCACTGCGGGTGGACCAGCCGCGGGCGAGCAAGCTGGTGGCGGCCGCCGTACAGGCCGGCCATCTCCGCCGCGAGGCCGATCAGGCGGACGGCCGGCGCACCCTGCTGGCCGTGACACCGGCCGGACGGGAGCTGCTGGAGGCGGCGCACGCCTTCCGCCGCTCCGTGGTGGCGCGGGTGACCCGGGACTGGCCGGCCGCCGAACGCGCCGCCTTCGCCCGGCTGTTCACCCGCTTCATGGACGATTTCGGCGCGGCGAACGGGCCCTCCGGAGAGGACTGA
- a CDS encoding MarR family winged helix-turn-helix transcriptional regulator — MTTTPLKPLGYYLKALDALITEDFARTLSAHELTRRDWQVLHSLALQGPLARPVLSGLLEPFWEPGARTLDEVAGALIARGRLTADGDTLALTEAGRRTHAEVATLVDAGRARLMRGLTDDDYLRTVTVLDRMTANLTPGR, encoded by the coding sequence ATGACCACCACCCCGCTGAAACCTCTCGGCTACTACCTCAAGGCCCTCGACGCCCTGATCACCGAGGACTTCGCCCGCACCCTGTCCGCGCATGAGCTGACCCGGCGCGACTGGCAGGTGCTCCACAGCCTGGCGCTCCAGGGGCCGCTCGCCCGGCCGGTGCTGAGCGGGCTGCTGGAGCCCTTCTGGGAGCCGGGGGCGCGCACTCTCGACGAGGTCGCCGGTGCCCTGATCGCCCGTGGCCGGCTCACCGCCGACGGCGACACCCTCGCGCTCACCGAGGCCGGCCGGCGGACCCATGCCGAGGTCGCCACCCTGGTGGACGCCGGCCGCGCCCGCCTGATGCGCGGACTGACCGACGACGACTACCTCCGTACCGTGACCGTCCTCGACCGGATGACCGCCAACCTGACTCCCGGGCGCTGA